Genomic DNA from Fodinicurvata sp. EGI_FJ10296:
CATTGGAGCGAAAATAAAAATGGGATACGTCCGCACGGCGATCCTGATGGCTGCGATGACGGCCCTGTTCATGGGCGTCGGGTTCATGCTGGGCGGCGAGGCCGGTATGATTCTCGCCCTTCTGGTCGCAGCCGGCATGAATGTCTACAGCTACTGGAACTCCGACCGCATGATCCTGCGCATGCACAACGCGCGGGAGGTCGATGACAGGACCGCCCCCGGCCTGGTCCCCATGATCCGCCAGATGACCGAGCGCGCGGGCATGCCCATGCCGCGCGTCTATATCATCGAAACCGAGCAGCCGAACGCCTTTGCCACGGGGCGGAATCCGGAAAACGCCGCCGTAGCGGCGACAAGAGGGCTGCTGCGCGCGCTGTCGACCGAAGAGGTGGCCGGTGTCATGGCCCACGAGCTCGCGCATATCAGGAACCGCGACACTCTCATCATGACCATTACCGCCACTTTCGCAGGCGCGATATCGATGCTGGCGAATTTCGCAATCTTCTTCGGTGGCAACCGCAACAATCCCCTCGGCATCGTCGGCGTCATCGCAATGATGATCCTGGCGCCGCTGGCCGCCGGATTGGTCCAGATGGCCATCAGTCGTTCCCGCGAATACGAAGCCGATCGTATCGGCGCAGAGATCTGCGGACGTCCGCAATGGCTGGCCGGTGCGCTGGAAAAGATCGACGTCCTGGCCAAGCGCATCGACAACAATGTCGCGGAGCGGAACCCCGCTACCGCCCATATGTTTATCATCAATCCGCTGCACGCCCATCGCTACGACAGCCTGTTCTCGACGCACCCCGCCACGGCCAACCGGGTGGCGGCGTTGCGGGCCATGGCCGGGGCCGGTTCACCAGCAGCCAGCCGCCGCCCCTGGGGCTAACGCCGGCGAGCGGGGCTTGGCGGGACGGGCCATGCGGAAATTCGGGGGTTATTTTGCCGATCGGGCCGAGGATGCTTAATTTGCCGACGCGAATGGGTTAAAGGGGGAGAGATGGAAGACGAACCCCCCGAAACCCGGACCGATGGTTCTCCCGACGCCGCGCCGTCGGGCACCACCACTGATGTCCTCGTGCCTCACAGCCCCTCACAGGGGTTGGCGAGCCGCCGCGCGGCATTCGACATCCTGCACAAGGTGCTGATCGAGCGCCGCCTGCTCGACGATGCCCTCGCCGACCTGCCCGCGGCGACGAAAGCGGCGCCGGTTTCCCCATCGGAACCGGAGCCAGGACCCGACGACGAACCGGGTGGCCTGTCGACACGCGATCGGGCGTTCGTTCGCCTGCTGGTCGGCACGACGCTGCGCCGTCTCGGCCAGATCGACGCGCTGATCGCCTATTCGGTCGAGCGCCCCCTTCCCCGGCAGGCCGCCGCCGTTCGCGACGTGCTGCGGCTGGGGCTCTGCCAGTTGCTGTTCCTCGACACCCCGGGCCATGCCGCGGTCTCTACCGCCGTCGATCTGGCCGTACAGGTGGATGTCCGCAGCTTCAAGGGGCTGGTCAACGCCGTCCTCCGCCGCATGGCAGAAGAGGGGCCCGAGCTGGTCGCTGCGCAGGACGCCGCACGCATGAACACGCCGCAGTGGCTGTGGGAAAGCTGGGTCAAAGCCCATGGCGGCAACCGGGCGCGGGCGATCGCCAGCAGTCATCTACACGAGGCGCCGCTCGACATCTCGGTGAAAAGCGATCCTGATCGCTGGGCGGGACTGCTCTCCGGCACGCGGCTCCCGACCGGGACGATCCGGCGCGCGGCCGGCGGCATGGTGACCGACCTGCCAGGATTTGCCGACGGTACCTGGTGGATACAAGACGTTGCAGCCGCGCTGCCGGCACGCCTGCTGGGACCGGTGGACGGCCTGCGGGTACTGGATATGTGTGCCGCTCCGGGCGGCAAGACCGCGCAGCTTGCCGCCGCCGGCGCCGTCGTCACGGCAGTCGACCGCTCGGCGAAACGCCTCAACCGGGTCCGGCAGAACCTCGACCGGTTGGGCCTTGGTGCCGAACTGGTTGCCTCGGATGCGATGCTGCTGCAGCCATCTGAACTGTACGACGCCGTGCTTCTCGACGCGCCGTGCAGTGCGACCGGGACGATACGCCGCCATCCCGACATCCCCCATACCAAGGGACCGCAGGATGTCTCGAAACTGGCGGCGGCCCAGAGGGCGCTGCTTGGCCGCGCCGTCGATCTGGTCAAGCCGGGCGGTCTGATCGTCTGGTGTACCTGTTCGCTTCAGCCCGAGGAGGGTGAGCGTCAGGTCGATACCCTGATCAGGAGTGGCGCCCCGGTGGAACGCGTGCCGATCGGCGCCGAGGAAATCGGCGGTCTCCACGACGCCGTCACCGCCAAAGGGGACGTTCGGACACTGCCATATTTTTCGCCATTGGCCGCAGGTGAAGCCGGGGCCGAC
This window encodes:
- the htpX gene encoding zinc metalloprotease HtpX codes for the protein MGYVRTAILMAAMTALFMGVGFMLGGEAGMILALLVAAGMNVYSYWNSDRMILRMHNAREVDDRTAPGLVPMIRQMTERAGMPMPRVYIIETEQPNAFATGRNPENAAVAATRGLLRALSTEEVAGVMAHELAHIRNRDTLIMTITATFAGAISMLANFAIFFGGNRNNPLGIVGVIAMMILAPLAAGLVQMAISRSREYEADRIGAEICGRPQWLAGALEKIDVLAKRIDNNVAERNPATAHMFIINPLHAHRYDSLFSTHPATANRVAALRAMAGAGSPAASRRPWG
- a CDS encoding transcription antitermination factor NusB is translated as MEDEPPETRTDGSPDAAPSGTTTDVLVPHSPSQGLASRRAAFDILHKVLIERRLLDDALADLPAATKAAPVSPSEPEPGPDDEPGGLSTRDRAFVRLLVGTTLRRLGQIDALIAYSVERPLPRQAAAVRDVLRLGLCQLLFLDTPGHAAVSTAVDLAVQVDVRSFKGLVNAVLRRMAEEGPELVAAQDAARMNTPQWLWESWVKAHGGNRARAIASSHLHEAPLDISVKSDPDRWAGLLSGTRLPTGTIRRAAGGMVTDLPGFADGTWWIQDVAAALPARLLGPVDGLRVLDMCAAPGGKTAQLAAAGAVVTAVDRSAKRLNRVRQNLDRLGLGAELVASDAMLLQPSELYDAVLLDAPCSATGTIRRHPDIPHTKGPQDVSKLAAAQRALLGRAVDLVKPGGLIVWCTCSLQPEEGERQVDTLIRSGAPVERVPIGAEEIGGLHDAVTAKGDVRTLPYFSPLAAGEAGADGGRNRIDTGVANGGMDGFHIARLRRR